The genomic segment TCACTCCCCTTATCCATCAGGCCATTAGGCTGGACGAAGAAGAACCGATTGCTTCAGAGCAGTTGATTGAATTCGCTCAAGTCCTCGAAGAAGAATTGGAAAAACTGAACCAAGACATTGAGGAGACACCCGTTAAAGGAAAGGATGAACGTAAAACTCAACGTCGGAAACTCAAGAAAGTCCTGCGTAAAGTCAAGGATGATTTTTCAGTACGTGCTGAAAAATATGAAGGCTACCAAGAGACATTTGAAGGGCGTAACAGCTTTTCCAAAACAGATACAGATGCCACTTTTATGCGGATGAAAGAAGACCACATGAAGAATGGTCAACTCAAGGCTGCTTACAATCTTCAAATCGCTACTGAAAATCAATTTGTTCTTCATTATGATGTCTTCTCAAATCCGACAGATACCAAGACTCTCCTGCCATTCCTTGAAACTTATCCACATGACTTGAAGACCGTTGTCGCAGATGCCGGCTATGGAAGTGAAGAGAACCTCCTTCGTTTAGATGAAAATGAGGTGAACCATCTGATTAAATATGCCATGTTTGATCAGGAACAGAAGAAAGGGTATAAACAGTCGGCTAGAAACTTAGCGAATTGGTACTATGATGACAAGGAGGATAGCTACACTCATCCTGATGGCTGGTGCTATCGTTTTCATCATATCAAACATCAGAAAACACAGACGGACTTTCAACAGGAAATCAAGGTTTACTACGCTGATGAACCTAAATCAGCCCCTCAAAAGGGACTATATATCAACGAACGTTATCAACACTTAAAAGCTAAAGAATGCCAAGCGCTTTTCTCTCCCGAAGGTAGACAGATTTTCAATCAACGTAAGATTGATGTGGAACCTGTCTTTGGGCAGATAAAGGCTTATTTGGGTTACAAGAGATGTAACCTAAGAGGCAAGCGTCAGGTGAAAATTGACATGGGTTTAGTGCTCATGGCCAATAATCTCCTTAAATACAATAAGAGAACGACTCAAACTTAAAAAGCTAGAGTTCCATAATTGGGAATCTCTAGCTTTTTTGTGACTGAGAACTATTTTGTCTCAGACTCTGAAAGACTCAAACTACCACTGTTCTCTTCATTTCTTACACAGCCAACTTTAAATCCGAAAACTTTTGTATCAGCTTCTTACGCACTTTGTTAAAAAATTATTCATCATCCATGCTGAGAACGCTGAGGAAGGCTTCTTGTGGAACTTCGACAGATCCGATAGCTTTCATCCGTTTTTTACCGGCTTTTTGTTTTTCTAGGAGTTTGCGCTTCCGGGAAACGTCACCACCATAACACTTAGCCAAGACATTTTTACGCAGAGCCTTGATGTCTGTCCGAGCCACGATTTTCTGTCCGATAGCGGCTTGAATTGGCACTTCAAATTGCTGGCGTGGGATAATTTTCTTTAATTTTTCGACAATCAATTTCCCACGTTCATAAGCAAATTCCTTGTGAACAATAAAGCTGAGAGCATCAACCTTGTCACCATTGAGGAGAATATCCATCTTGACAAGATTAGACTTGCGATATTCTGAAATTTCATAGTCAAAACTAGCATAGCCACGAGTAGAGGACTTGAGCTTGTCAAAGAAGTCAAAGACGATTTCCGCCAGCGGGATTTGATAGATGACATTGACCCGATTTTCATCAATATAGTCCATAGTAACAAAATCACCACGCTTGCGCTGAGCTAATTCCATCACCGCTCCAACAAACTCCTGCGGCACCATAATCTGCGCCTTGACATAAGGCTCTTCAATGGAATCAATCTTAGTCGGATCCGGAAACTCGCTCGGATTGGACACATCAAGCGAGGCACCATCTGTCATATTGACCTTATAAATAACAGAAGGTGCTGTCATAATCAGATCAATATTAAACTCGCGCTCCAAGCGCTCCTGAATGACATCCATGTGCAGCAAGCCTAAAAAACCACAACGGAAACCAAAACCTAGTGCTTGAGATGTCTCTGGTTCAAACTGCAAACTGGCATCATTTAGCTGAAGCTTTTCCAGAGCCTCACGTAAGTCATTGTACTTATTGGACTCAATTGGGTAGAGACCGGCAAAAACCATCGGGTTCATCTGCTTGTAGCCATGAAGCGGTTCATCTGCTGAATAATCCGCCAAAGTCACTGTGTCACCAACCCGAGTATCTTGAACAGTCTTAATAGAAGCTGCAATATAACCAACATCCCCTGTTGCAAGAAAATCTCGTCCAACAGCTTTTGGAGTAAAAATACCCACTTCAGTTACATCAAAAGTCTTGCCATTACTCATCAA from the Streptococcus constellatus subsp. constellatus genome contains:
- a CDS encoding IS1182 family transposase encodes the protein MHIHYNTNQTTLPLEISSFLPQDHLVFTIEKVVNALEDRHFHTFYHNFGRPSYHPKMLLAALLFAYSQGIFSGRKIEKMMIENLAMQYLTGQLVVSYRTINRFRVAKGMEDLIRDLFIDLNLRLKMEELVTLDCLFIDGTKIEANANKYSFVWKKATDKFSVKLQEQIQVYFQEEITPLIHQAIRLDEEEPIASEQLIEFAQVLEEELEKLNQDIEETPVKGKDERKTQRRKLKKVLRKVKDDFSVRAEKYEGYQETFEGRNSFSKTDTDATFMRMKEDHMKNGQLKAAYNLQIATENQFVLHYDVFSNPTDTKTLLPFLETYPHDLKTVVADAGYGSEENLLRLDENEVNHLIKYAMFDQEQKKGYKQSARNLANWYYDDKEDSYTHPDGWCYRFHHIKHQKTQTDFQQEIKVYYADEPKSAPQKGLYINERYQHLKAKECQALFSPEGRQIFNQRKIDVEPVFGQIKAYLGYKRCNLRGKRQVKIDMGLVLMANNLLKYNKRTTQT
- the lepA gene encoding translation elongation factor 4 is translated as MNVDELKKRQERIRNFSIIAHIDHGKSTLADRILEATDTVSSREMQAQLLDSMDLERERGITIKLNAIELNYTAKDGETYIFHLIDTPGHVDFTYEVSRSLAACEGAILVVDAAQGIEAQTLANVYLALDNDLEILPVINKIDLPAADPERVRTEIEDVIGLDASEAVLASAKAGIGIEEILEQIVEKVPAPTGNVAAPLKALIFDSVYDAYRGVILQVRVMDGVVKPGDTIQLMSNGKTFDVTEVGIFTPKAVGRDFLATGDVGYIAASIKTVQDTRVGDTVTLADYSADEPLHGYKQMNPMVFAGLYPIESNKYNDLREALEKLQLNDASLQFEPETSQALGFGFRCGFLGLLHMDVIQERLEREFNIDLIMTAPSVIYKVNMTDGASLDVSNPSEFPDPTKIDSIEEPYVKAQIMVPQEFVGAVMELAQRKRGDFVTMDYIDENRVNVIYQIPLAEIVFDFFDKLKSSTRGYASFDYEISEYRKSNLVKMDILLNGDKVDALSFIVHKEFAYERGKLIVEKLKKIIPRQQFEVPIQAAIGQKIVARTDIKALRKNVLAKCYGGDVSRKRKLLEKQKAGKKRMKAIGSVEVPQEAFLSVLSMDDE